A DNA window from Castanea sativa cultivar Marrone di Chiusa Pesio chromosome 7, ASM4071231v1 contains the following coding sequences:
- the LOC142643854 gene encoding pentatricopeptide repeat-containing protein At1g62260, mitochondrial has protein sequence MLNPNVVVCRLRKLQLLVHCCPILKPKTNSNSGPSFCFGSASKSTGLYSLNKKISHLVRTGRLSEARGVFDNMKHRNTVSWNSMISGYVKRGEMGNARILFDEMPERDTVSWNLMISGYISCRGKGYIEEGRNLFDKMPERDCVSWNTMISGYAKNGRMDEALRIFNSMRERNVVSWNAMVTGFLRNGDVVRAIEYFERMPERDAASLSAFVSGLIQNDELDKAARVLLEFGNKDEGREDLVHAYNTLIAGYGQRGRVGEARHLFDQIPFYGDRGKKGSGRFERNVVSWNSMIMCYVKAGDIASAREIFDQMTERDIISWNTMISGYVHSSNMEEASNLFGKMPSPDTLSWNTMVSGFAEIGSLELANDVFRRMPQKNLVSWNSMIAGYEKNENYKGAINLFTQMLLAGEKPDRHTLSSVLSVSTALVDLHLGMQIHQLVAKTVIPDVPINNSLITMYSRCGAINEARTIFDEMKLWKDVISWNAMIGGYASHGFSEEALELFKLMKRLNVQPTYITFISVLNACANAGLVEEGRKQFKSMSSEYGIEPRVEHFATLVDIVGRHGQLEEAMDLINSMPCEPDTAVWGALLGACRVHHNVELARVAAEALMRLEPESSAPYVLLYNMYADVGQWDNAAEVRMMMENNNIRKQPGYSWVDSSHN, from the coding sequence ATGCTCAACCCAAACGTCGTCGTTTGCAGGCTCAGGAAATTGCAGCTTCTTGTTCATTGTTGCCCAATACTGAAACCCAAAACTAACAGTAATTCTGGTCCATCATTTTGTTTTGGCTCAGCTTCGAAATCCACCGGCCTGTATTCACTGAACAAAAAGATATCGCACTTGGTCCGTACGGGTCGGCTTAGTGAGGCCAGAGGTGTGTTTGATAACATGAAGCATCGAAACACAGTCTCGTGGAATTCGATGATAAGTGGGTATGTTAAACGAGGAGAAATGGGCAATGCACGGatattgtttgatgaaatgcctgAACGAGATACCGTGTCGTGGAATTTGATGATTTCGGGTTATATATCGTGTCGTGGAAAAGGGTATATTGAGGAAGGGAGGAACTTGTTTGATAAGATGCCGGAGAGAGATTGCGTTTCGTGGAACACGATGATTAGTGGCTATGCAAAGAATGGGAGGATGGATGAGGCATTACGGATTTTTAATAGTATGCGTGAGCGGAATGTGGTTTCTTGGAATGCTATGGTTACTGGGTTTTTACGTAATGGTGATGTGGTGCGTGCCATTGAGTATTTTGAGAGAATGCCGGAAAGGGATGCAGCTTCTCTTAGTGCATTTGTATCGGGTCTTATTCAGAATGATGAATTGGATAAAGCTGCAAGAGTTCTGCTTGAATTCGGTaataaggatgaagggagagaagATTTAGTGCATGCATATAATACTTTGATTGCAGGTTATGGTCAGAGGGGAAGGGTTGGAGAAGCTCGGCACCTTTTTGATCAGATTCCGTTTTATGGTGATCGTGGGAAAAAGGGAAGCGGGAGGTTTGAGAGAAATGTGGTGTCATGGAATTCTATGATTATGTGCTATGTTAAAGCAGGAGATATTGCTTCTGCCAGGGAAATTTTTGACCAAATGACCGAAAGAGATATTATTTCTTGGAATACTATGATAAGTGGCTATGTGCATTCGTCAAATATGGAAGAGGCCTCAAATCTCTTTGGTAAAATGCCGAGTCCTGATACCCTGTCTTGGAATACAATGGTCTCAGGGTTTGCAGAAATTGGTAGTTTGGAGCTTGCCAATGATGTCTTCAGGAGGATGCCCCAGAAAAACCTGGTATCGTGGAATTCCATGATAGCAGGGTATGAGAAAAATGAGAACTATAAAGGAGCTATTAATCTCTTCACTCAGATGCTACTTGCAGGAGAGAAACCTGATAGACACACCTTGTCTTCAGTTCTCAGTGTGAGTACTGCGTTGGTTGATCTTCACCTGGGTATGCAAATTCATCAGCTGGTTGCGAAGACAGTTATTCCAGATGTGCCAATAAATAACTCTCTCATTACCATGTATTCAAGATGTGGGGCAATAAATGAGGCCCGGACCATTTTTGATGAGATGAAACTGTGGAAAGATGTGATCTCTTGGAATGCAATGATTGGAGGTTACGCATCTCATGGTTTTTCTGAAGAGGCTCTGGAACTTTTCAAATTGATGAAGAGGCTTAATGTACAACCTACATATATAACGTTTATTTCAGTTCTGAATGCGTGTGCTAATGCAGGATTAGTTGAAGAAGGCCGGAAGCAGTTCAAGTCCATGTCTAGTGAATATGGTATTGAACCACGGGTTGAACACTTTGCTACACTTGTAGACATTGTGGGTCGGCATGGGCAGCTTGAGGAGGCCATGGATTTGATCAATAGTATGCCCTGTGAACCAGATACGGCGGTGTGGGGTGCATTGTTAGGTGCTTGTAGGGTGCATCACAATGTAGAGTTGGCCCGAGTTGCAGCTGAGGCATTGATGAGACTTGAACCTGAAAGTTCAGCGCCATATGTTTT
- the LOC142642870 gene encoding pentatricopeptide repeat-containing protein At2g17033-like: MIVIKLGGNLKLPLPLPCNRQQPPQKLTSKLLTPKCAPTKQAHRFLSTLSTTARDPSASSSATHKLIQKFVATSPKSVSLNTLSHLLSPHTSHPHLSALALPFYTRITEATWFDWNPKLVADLVALLDKQGRYEESEKLISEAVSKIELRERELVLFYCNLVESHSKQGSKRGFDVSFTRLNRVVDDSSSAYVKQRGFEAMVSGLCEMGQVCEAEKVFDEMRVRGVRVSRFEFRCVLYGYGRLGLFEDMERVVNQMESEGFVADTICCNMILSAYGCHCELARMVLWLRKMRASQISFSIRTYNSVLNSCPTIMSMMVQEMETGMDTLPLSIGELSGILSGDEALVVKELVESNSVLEEVMKWDSLEGKLDLHGMHLGSCYLMMLKWMEELRHGFKDGKYVIPREITLVCGLGKHSNVRGESPVKSLVRKMLVRLKSPMRNDRKNVGCFVAKGKVVRDWLC; this comes from the exons ATGATAGTAATAAAATTAGGAGGCAATCTCAAACTGCCCCTCCCATTACCATGTAACCGccaacaaccaccacaaaaACTAACCTCAAAATTATTAACCCCCAAATGTGCACCCACCAAACAAGCCCACCGCTTCCTCTCCACCCTCTCCACCACCGCGAGAGACCCCTCGGCCTCTTCCTCAGCCACACACAAACTTAtacaaaaatttgttgcaaCCTCACCAAAATCTGTCTCTCTCAACACCCTCTCCCATCTCCTCTCCCCCCACACCTCCCACCCCCACCTCTCTGCCCTCGCCCTCCCC TTCTACACGAGAATCACTGAAGCAACATGGTTTGATTGGAATCCGAAGCTGGTGGCAGACCTGGTGGCCTTGCTTGATAAGCAAGGACGTTATGAGGAATCAGAAAAGCTAATTTCCGAAGCGGTTTCGAAGATAGAGTTGCGAGAGCGAGAGCTGGTTCTTTTTTACTGTAACTTAGTGGAGTCTCACTCCAAGCAAGGTTCAAAGCGAGGGTTTGATGTATCTTTCACTCGCTTGAACAGGGTTGTTGATGATTCGAGCTCTGCATACGTGAAACAACGAGGTTTTGAGGCTATGGTTAGTGGGTTGTGCGAAATGGGACAGGTTTGTGAAGCAGAGaaggtgtttgatgaaatgcgTGTGAGAGGAGTGAGAGTGTCGAGGTTTGAATTTCGGTGTGTTTTGTATGGATATGGGCGGTTGGGATTGTTTGAAGATATGGAAAGGGTTGTGAACCAAATGGAGAGTGAAGGGTTTGTTGCGGATACTATATGTTGTAACATGATACTTTCGGCTTATGGATGTCATTGTGAGTTGGCAAGGATGGTTTTGTGGCTTAGGAAAATGAGAGCTTCCCAGATTTCCTTCTCCATTAGGACTTACAATTCAGTCTTGAATTCATGCCCGACAATAATGTCGATGATGGTACAAGAGATGGAGACCGGTATGGACACTCTACCTCTTTCGATTGGGGAGTTGAGTGGAATTTTGAGTGGTGATGAGGCATTGGTAGTGAAAGAATTAGTCGAGTCCAATTCGGTTTTGGAAGAGGTAATGAAATGGGATTCCTTGGAAGGCAAGTTAGATTTGCACGGGATGCATTTGGGTTCATGTTACTTGATGATGTTGAAGTGGATGGAGGAGTTGCGGCATGGGTTCAAGGATGGGAAGTATGTAATTCCAAGAGAGATTACGCTTGTTTGTGGGTTGGGAAAGCATAGCAATGTTAGAGGTGAATCACCAGTGAAAAGTTTGGTTAGGAAAATGTTGGTTCGGTTGAAGAGTCCAATGAGGAATGATAGGAAGAATGTGGGTTGTTTTGTTGCCAAGGGGAAAGTTGTGAGGGATTGGTTATGTTGA